Proteins encoded in a region of the Burkholderiales bacterium genome:
- a CDS encoding tripartite tricarboxylate transporter substrate-binding protein, with protein MARLTAQRLSERFGQQFVVDNRGGGGGLIGIGIAVQALPDGHTLMLVSGSFPASVATHRPDNDPIGNLAGIVKLGFSPFALAVTPSLPAKSVRDLVDYARTRPGQLSYPVPGVGSLTHLVTEQFAQQAGIRMLHVPYKSTGLGMPDLLKGETHLILGGLSPLLSHIQQGRLRGLAVTTAKRWNAVPDLPTLAETLPGFVVESWFGLVAPKRTPAGIVALLNQSANEMLAETETRKALDALGIAPAGGGSDDFGKLIRSDYARALNVVRDAKIRAE; from the coding sequence ATGGCGCGCCTGACGGCACAGCGCCTCTCCGAGCGCTTCGGTCAGCAATTCGTCGTCGATAACCGCGGCGGCGGCGGCGGGCTGATCGGCATCGGTATCGCTGTCCAGGCGCTGCCGGACGGTCATACGCTCATGCTCGTCTCGGGCAGCTTCCCGGCGAGCGTGGCGACGCACAGGCCCGACAACGATCCGATCGGGAATCTCGCTGGAATCGTGAAGCTCGGGTTCAGCCCGTTCGCGCTCGCGGTGACGCCGTCGCTGCCGGCGAAGAGCGTCAGGGATCTCGTCGACTACGCGCGGACTCGCCCCGGGCAGCTCTCTTATCCGGTGCCCGGCGTCGGCAGTCTCACGCATCTCGTGACCGAGCAGTTCGCCCAGCAGGCCGGGATCCGGATGCTCCACGTGCCTTACAAGAGCACCGGCCTCGGCATGCCCGATCTCCTCAAAGGCGAGACCCATCTCATCCTCGGCGGGCTGTCGCCGCTCCTGTCTCACATACAGCAGGGCCGGCTGCGCGGGCTCGCGGTGACGACCGCGAAGCGCTGGAACGCGGTGCCCGATCTCCCCACGCTCGCGGAGACGCTGCCCGGCTTCGTCGTCGAGTCGTGGTTCGGGCTGGTCGCGCCGAAGCGCACGCCGGCCGGGATCGTAGCGCTGCTGAACCAATCGGCGAACGAGATGCTCGCCGAAACCGAAACGAGGAAGGCGCTCGACGCGCTGGGCATCGCGCCGGCGGGCGGCGGCAGCGACGACTTCGGGAAGCTGATACGCAGCGATTACGCGCGGGCGCTGAACGTCGTGAGGGACGCGAAGATACGGGCGGAGTAG
- a CDS encoding nuclease-related domain-containing protein: MAVAPDSSKQKNDRSALKAKPLRVAGQSLDEAITKLRDGGVTDAAAIGALAIALAAHEWFRWYFALPPSPLLMTAFAFVAGAYACWRLARARRLLRNLRQGRDGERAVAEVLERFRENGFRVFHDITALDFNVDHILVGPQGIYAIETKTISKPADREASIRYDGETVAVAGLTPERDPIKQAAANARRTRELVKESTGRDYPVRAIVLYPGWFVEPGANRGRAVWVLNPKALAAFIEREKVILAPDEVNDLVPFVETCAPRRSKRQRSTNCIAQLSA, translated from the coding sequence ATGGCTGTAGCGCCTGATTCATCCAAGCAGAAGAACGACCGTTCAGCCCTCAAAGCCAAACCTCTTCGTGTGGCCGGACAGTCACTCGACGAGGCGATCACCAAGTTACGCGACGGTGGCGTCACCGATGCCGCGGCTATAGGTGCCCTCGCGATTGCACTAGCGGCTCATGAGTGGTTTAGGTGGTACTTTGCGCTCCCACCCAGCCCTCTGCTTATGACCGCCTTCGCCTTTGTCGCCGGTGCCTACGCTTGCTGGCGATTGGCTCGTGCGCGTCGGCTGTTGAGAAACCTGCGGCAGGGCCGCGACGGCGAGCGCGCGGTGGCCGAAGTCCTCGAGCGTTTTCGAGAAAATGGCTTCCGCGTTTTTCATGACATCACTGCACTGGACTTCAACGTCGACCATATTCTAGTGGGTCCGCAGGGAATTTACGCGATTGAGACGAAGACGATAAGCAAGCCAGCCGACCGCGAAGCTAGCATCCGATACGACGGCGAGACCGTCGCGGTTGCTGGTCTTACGCCGGAGCGGGACCCGATCAAACAGGCAGCTGCAAATGCGAGGCGGACGCGTGAGCTGGTGAAGGAATCCACGGGCCGAGATTATCCCGTGCGTGCGATCGTCTTATATCCAGGCTGGTTTGTGGAACCAGGCGCAAATAGGGGTCGTGCCGTATGGGTGCTAAATCCGAAGGCGCTAGCCGCGTTCATAGAGCGGGAGAAGGTTATTCTCGCACCCGATGAGGTGAATGATCTCGTACCATTTGTCGAGACGTGCGCGCCACGACGCAGTAAACGCCAGCGCTCCACGAACTGCATCGCGCAACTGTCTGCTTGA
- the gcvP gene encoding aminomethyl-transferring glycine dehydrogenase has product MSTYSSNAFADRHIGPREREIAEMLAALGLDSLDALVDAAVPAGIRRRTPMTLGRPLTEPEALAELARIAQQNRVMRSMIGMGYHGCHTPTVILRNILENPAWYTAYTPYQAEISQGRLELLMNFQTLVSDLTALPVANASLLDEATAAAEAMAMCHRVAHKPDRPAFVVSSACHPQTIAVVRTRAEPLGIEVRLVEDGEVGSATDAFGALLQYPHSTGELVDPTAAIAKLHERGTRVVVAADLLSLTLVKPPGELGADIAVGTTQRFGMPMGCGGPHAAYIAVADDLKRTLPGRLVGASRDAAGRVGYRLALQTREQHIRRERATSNICTAQVLPAIVASLYAVYHGAEGLRAIAEQIHVNARTLAGLLRSHGHDVRTRSFFDTLAVRTGDRTDAILEAAVAAGYNFRRVDEATIALSVDETTTAGELPIIAAAFGGERGAFEPTADPAAIPHDLARRSAYLTHPVFERHRSETELLRYMRSLADKDLALDRTMIPLGSCTMKLNATTEMIPITWPQLANVHPYAPRDQLAGYEELAANLERDLCAITGYDAVSLQPNAGSQGELAGLLAIRAWHASRGEPQRAVCLIPSSAHGTNPASAQMAGLKVVVVKCSEEGDVDLEDLRARASQHASSLAALMITYPSTHGVFEEAIREICDVVHTHGGQVYLDGANMNAMVGLAAPGELGADVSHLNLHKTFCIPHGGGGPGVGPIAVKAHLKPFLPGHLQPFVLSVAPAKSKDERSKDQPAVGPISAAPWGNAGVLPISLAYIAMMGAEGLTRASAVAILNANYIRHRLERHYPMLYTGANGMVAHECIVDVRPLKDSVGVSVTDVAKRLIDYGFHAPTVSFPVPGTMMIEPTESESKRELDRFCDAMIAIREEIRRIEKGDFDREDNPLVNAPHTAESIASDDWPHAYSRMSAAYPQGAQGAKYWPPVRRIDEIAGDRNLMCTCPPLSDYDAAVSSSRE; this is encoded by the coding sequence GTGTCCACGTATTCCTCGAATGCTTTCGCCGACCGCCACATCGGCCCGCGCGAGCGCGAGATCGCGGAGATGCTCGCGGCGCTCGGGCTCGACTCGCTCGATGCGCTCGTCGATGCCGCGGTCCCCGCCGGCATCCGCCGCCGCACGCCGATGACGCTCGGCCGCCCGCTCACCGAGCCCGAAGCGCTCGCGGAGCTCGCGCGCATCGCACAGCAAAACCGCGTGATGCGCTCGATGATCGGCATGGGCTATCACGGCTGCCACACCCCTACCGTCATCCTGCGCAACATCCTCGAGAATCCCGCGTGGTACACGGCCTACACGCCGTACCAGGCCGAGATCTCGCAGGGCCGGCTCGAGCTCCTCATGAACTTCCAGACGCTCGTGTCGGACCTGACCGCGCTGCCGGTGGCGAACGCGTCGCTCCTCGACGAAGCGACCGCGGCCGCCGAAGCGATGGCGATGTGCCACCGCGTCGCTCACAAGCCCGATCGGCCGGCCTTCGTGGTGTCGAGCGCGTGCCATCCGCAGACGATCGCGGTCGTGCGCACGCGCGCCGAGCCGCTCGGTATCGAAGTGCGACTCGTCGAAGACGGCGAGGTCGGCAGTGCGACCGATGCGTTCGGCGCGCTCCTGCAATACCCGCACTCGACCGGCGAGCTCGTGGACCCGACGGCCGCAATCGCGAAGCTTCACGAGCGCGGCACGCGCGTCGTCGTCGCGGCCGATCTGCTCTCCCTCACGCTCGTCAAGCCGCCCGGCGAGCTCGGCGCCGACATCGCGGTCGGCACGACCCAGCGCTTCGGCATGCCGATGGGCTGCGGCGGACCGCACGCGGCTTACATCGCCGTCGCCGACGATCTCAAGCGCACGCTGCCGGGAAGGCTCGTCGGCGCGTCACGCGACGCGGCGGGACGCGTGGGCTATCGCCTCGCGCTCCAGACTCGCGAGCAGCACATCCGGCGCGAGCGCGCGACGAGCAACATCTGCACCGCGCAGGTGCTGCCGGCGATCGTCGCGAGCCTTTACGCGGTGTATCACGGCGCGGAAGGCCTGAGAGCGATCGCGGAGCAGATACACGTGAACGCCCGCACGCTCGCGGGCCTGCTGCGCTCGCACGGGCACGACGTGCGCACACGGTCGTTCTTCGACACGCTCGCCGTCCGCACCGGCGACCGGACCGACGCGATTCTCGAAGCGGCGGTCGCCGCGGGCTACAACTTCCGCCGCGTCGACGAGGCGACGATCGCCCTCTCGGTCGACGAGACGACGACCGCCGGCGAGCTGCCGATCATCGCGGCGGCTTTCGGCGGCGAGCGCGGGGCGTTCGAGCCGACCGCCGACCCCGCGGCGATCCCGCACGATCTGGCGCGCCGCTCGGCTTATCTCACGCACCCGGTGTTCGAGCGCCACCGCTCCGAGACCGAGCTCCTGCGCTACATGCGCTCGCTCGCCGACAAGGACCTGGCGCTCGACCGCACGATGATCCCGCTCGGCTCGTGCACGATGAAGCTCAACGCGACGACCGAGATGATCCCGATCACGTGGCCGCAGCTCGCGAACGTGCATCCGTACGCGCCGCGCGATCAGCTCGCGGGTTACGAGGAGCTTGCTGCGAACCTCGAGCGCGACCTCTGCGCGATCACCGGCTACGACGCCGTCTCGCTGCAGCCCAACGCGGGATCGCAGGGCGAGCTCGCGGGGCTGCTCGCGATCCGTGCGTGGCACGCGAGCCGCGGCGAGCCGCAGCGCGCCGTCTGCCTCATCCCGAGCTCGGCGCACGGCACCAATCCCGCGTCGGCGCAGATGGCGGGGCTGAAAGTCGTCGTGGTGAAGTGCAGCGAAGAGGGCGACGTCGATCTCGAAGACCTGCGCGCCAGGGCCTCGCAGCACGCTTCGAGCCTCGCCGCGCTGATGATCACGTATCCGTCGACCCACGGCGTTTTCGAGGAAGCGATCCGCGAGATCTGCGACGTCGTCCATACGCACGGCGGGCAGGTCTATCTCGACGGCGCGAACATGAACGCGATGGTCGGCCTCGCCGCGCCCGGCGAGCTCGGCGCGGACGTCTCGCACCTGAACCTGCACAAGACGTTCTGCATCCCCCACGGCGGCGGCGGGCCGGGTGTCGGGCCGATCGCGGTGAAGGCGCACCTGAAACCGTTTTTGCCGGGACACCTACAACCGTTCGTCCTGAGCGTAGCGCCAGCGAAGTCGAAGGACGAACGGTCGAAGGACCAACCCGCCGTAGGCCCCATCTCCGCCGCCCCCTGGGGCAACGCCGGCGTCCTCCCGATCAGCCTCGCCTACATCGCCATGATGGGCGCCGAAGGCCTCACGCGAGCGAGCGCGGTCGCGATCCTCAATGCCAACTACATCCGCCACCGCCTCGAACGGCACTACCCGATGCTCTACACCGGCGCGAACGGCATGGTCGCGCACGAGTGCATCGTCGACGTCCGGCCGCTGAAAGACAGCGTGGGCGTGTCGGTGACCGACGTCGCCAAGCGCCTCATCGACTACGGCTTCCACGCGCCGACCGTCTCGTTCCCGGTGCCCGGCACGATGATGATCGAGCCCACCGAAAGCGAATCGAAGCGCGAGCTCGACCGCTTCTGCGACGCCATGATCGCCATCCGCGAAGAGATCCGCCGCATCGAAAAAGGCGACTTCGACCGCGAGGACAACCCGCTCGTCAACGCGCCGCACACCGCGGAATCGATCGCGAGCGATGACTGGCCCCATGCGTACTCGAGGATGAGCGCGGCCTATCCGCAGGGCGCCCAGGGCGCCAAGTACTGGCCGCCGGTGCGGCGGATCGACGAGATCGCGGGCGACCGCAACCTCATGTGCACGTGTCCGCCGCTCTCGGATTACGACGCCGCGGTCTCGAGCTCGCGCGAATAG
- a CDS encoding HNH endonuclease — protein sequence MAEYDDQAPRLAAFEHVRRLTDVRGDLTSSDLRAGFQFLGERVPLINPQRGIFKPRRMRYLLSIRTVFPRSGARVWYDDQRQAHRQIYEGDEAVEYAFMGQDSQAADNRWLREAMEAGIPVIYFLGIAPGLYQPMLPAYVAGWDATALRAQVIFGMPGEIDVGPPETAAERRYALREVKQRLHQASFREAVIEAYDGRCALSGLPEPLLLDAAHIVSDKNELYGQPLVTNGIPLSKIHHAAFDAHLIGIDPNYRIHISNRLLTRRDGPLLEALKNLHHQQLHLPARPKDLPDRDRLAMRFKMFAELA from the coding sequence ATGGCTGAATACGATGATCAAGCACCGCGGCTCGCCGCATTTGAACACGTTCGCCGCCTCACGGACGTGCGGGGCGATCTCACTTCTAGTGATTTGCGCGCGGGATTCCAATTTCTAGGCGAACGTGTACCCTTGATCAATCCGCAACGCGGCATCTTTAAGCCGCGGCGGATGCGCTATCTGCTGTCTATAAGGACTGTGTTCCCGAGGTCGGGTGCACGCGTCTGGTATGACGACCAGCGGCAAGCTCATCGCCAGATCTACGAAGGCGACGAGGCAGTCGAGTACGCGTTCATGGGGCAAGATTCCCAGGCTGCGGACAATCGCTGGCTTCGCGAAGCGATGGAGGCGGGGATTCCGGTCATCTACTTTCTCGGAATCGCACCGGGCTTGTACCAGCCGATGTTGCCGGCCTACGTCGCTGGCTGGGACGCAACTGCTCTGAGGGCGCAAGTAATATTCGGCATGCCCGGCGAGATCGACGTGGGGCCACCCGAAACGGCTGCTGAGCGGCGCTATGCGTTGCGCGAGGTCAAGCAGCGCCTACATCAAGCCTCTTTTCGGGAGGCAGTAATCGAGGCATACGACGGCCGCTGCGCGCTATCGGGTCTGCCGGAGCCGTTGCTGCTCGATGCGGCGCACATCGTTTCTGACAAAAACGAGCTGTACGGACAGCCGCTCGTTACTAACGGCATCCCGCTATCGAAGATCCATCACGCTGCATTTGATGCGCATCTCATCGGAATCGACCCGAACTACCGCATCCATATCTCGAACAGGCTCCTGACGCGTCGGGACGGTCCTCTTTTAGAGGCGCTGAAGAATCTTCATCACCAGCAGTTGCACCTGCCGGCCCGGCCGAAAGACTTGCCTGATAGAGATCGGCTAGCGATGCGATTCAAGATGTTTGCAGAACTGGCGTGA
- a CDS encoding aryldialkylphosphatase, translated as MTTRLTRQDLRGKAQAVGGILDPATLGPTLMHEHVLCDITPPKIAAQNDPDYPITLQNVFKIMYGTQKHPTKYRLLDKALAIEELERMREAGGKTVVDLTCGGLKPDPIGLKEISEAAGVPIVIGCGYYVEEYQDPSNQSKSVERFAQEIIAQVFEGAWGTGVRAGIIGEIGCQAEWSPLEKRVMTGAMIAQGETGAALNVHPGRNPDQPQEVMDLVRAEGGDASRTIMSHLDRTIFDDDRLFRLADTGCVMEFDLFGQETTYYWRSPEVHMPNDGMRLATLRRLADRGFLDRILISHDICYKTRLVEYGGHGYGHIFENVVPLMRRDFSEEEINAILVDNPRRLLTFV; from the coding sequence ATGACGACCCGATTAACGCGCCAAGACCTCCGCGGCAAAGCCCAGGCAGTCGGCGGCATCCTCGACCCCGCCACCCTCGGCCCCACCCTCATGCACGAACACGTGCTGTGCGACATCACGCCGCCCAAGATCGCCGCCCAGAACGACCCCGATTACCCGATCACGTTGCAGAACGTGTTCAAGATCATGTACGGGACGCAGAAGCACCCGACCAAGTACCGGCTGCTCGACAAGGCACTCGCGATCGAAGAGCTCGAGCGCATGCGCGAAGCCGGCGGCAAGACGGTCGTCGACCTCACCTGTGGGGGCCTGAAGCCCGACCCCATCGGCCTCAAAGAGATCTCCGAAGCCGCCGGCGTGCCGATCGTCATCGGCTGCGGCTACTACGTCGAGGAATACCAGGACCCTTCGAACCAGAGCAAGAGCGTCGAGCGCTTCGCGCAGGAGATCATCGCGCAGGTGTTCGAAGGCGCGTGGGGCACCGGCGTTCGCGCCGGCATCATCGGCGAGATCGGCTGCCAGGCGGAGTGGTCGCCGCTCGAGAAGCGCGTGATGACCGGCGCGATGATCGCGCAGGGCGAGACCGGCGCCGCGCTCAACGTCCATCCCGGCCGCAACCCCGACCAGCCGCAGGAAGTGATGGACCTCGTCCGCGCCGAAGGCGGCGACGCGTCGCGCACCATCATGAGCCATCTCGACCGCACCATCTTCGACGACGACCGGCTCTTCAGGCTCGCCGATACCGGCTGCGTCATGGAGTTCGACCTCTTCGGACAGGAGACGACCTATTACTGGCGCTCACCCGAAGTACACATGCCCAACGACGGCATGCGCCTCGCGACCCTGCGCCGCCTCGCCGATCGCGGCTTCCTCGACCGCATCCTCATCTCGCACGACATCTGCTACAAAACGCGCCTGGTCGAATATGGTGGGCACGGGTATGGGCATATCTTCGAGAACGTCGTGCCGTTGATGAGGAGGGATTTCAGTGAGGAGGAGATCAACGCGATATTGGTTGACAATCCGAGAAGGTTGTTGACGTTTGTGTGA
- the gcvH gene encoding glycine cleavage system protein GcvH codes for MTRTYYTEDHEWLRLDSDDVATVGITHYAQEQLGDVVYVELPKPGTQHARGDAAAVVESVKAAADVKAPVSGSVIEANDALPGSPELINQDPAGRAWFYKVRLSNPEELAALMDENAYSQITKKK; via the coding sequence ATGACCCGGACCTACTACACCGAAGACCACGAGTGGCTGCGCCTCGACAGCGACGACGTCGCGACCGTCGGCATCACCCATTACGCGCAGGAGCAGCTCGGCGACGTCGTGTACGTCGAGCTGCCGAAACCCGGCACGCAGCACGCGCGGGGCGACGCGGCCGCCGTCGTCGAATCGGTCAAAGCCGCCGCGGACGTCAAGGCGCCCGTGAGCGGGAGCGTGATCGAAGCGAACGACGCGCTGCCGGGTTCGCCCGAGCTCATCAACCAAGACCCCGCCGGCCGCGCGTGGTTCTACAAGGTGCGCCTGTCGAACCCTGAAGAGCTCGCGGCGCTCATGGACGAGAACGCGTACTCCCAAATCACGAAGAAGAAGTAG
- a CDS encoding DEAD/DEAH box helicase, translated as MNALAPALTPQGRLILAASDEALPLDANPAATLVAAFERGSGHALLHLGATETDTPLPAALAYWRDFGVRYVTAVRTHPDFDTAEIAPPAEAELARIAAGAPPMAGAEYLDASLLASLWRETDRTLRAELAASGESLEGYLKSRNPAWNLVGRVHFNLAENRGDDEAPFAFLATYTTHLGAQSQARHVPLGQALHEYAGARKREQLVSLLAPVQRAAEACEWVKRLVDEGDIYHPLRWTTADAVQLLRDTPRLEAAGVIVRVPSVWRGSRPPRPRVSATVGTKPPAGLGADALLDFKMEVTLDGERLTAQEVKKLLAGTEALAMIRGRWVEVDREKLGRMLETFERIEKESARGGIGFAEAMRLVAGTGETLEEAGDDTAREWSTVTAGPWLAQTLDALRGPEGLATARARTALKATLRPYQEVGLRWLHLLHRLRLGACLADDMGLGKTIQVLALLLTLRDEDRKAKRATRRGLLVAPASLLANWVAEIERFAPDLDVFVAHTSVHPAAELKELETADFAQRDLVITSYGSLSRFAWLRETGWRTVVLDEAQAIRNPGTQQSRAAKALKGDARIALTGTPIENKLGDLWSIFDFINPGLLGSRQAFTAYAKRLAAREHNAYGPLRELVRPYILRRLKTDRRVIADLPDKTEVQAFCGLSPKQAALYAQSVKALEKALLEAKEDGMQRKGLILSFLMRFKQICNHPSHWLGDGAWTPEESGKMLRLAEIAETIAAKQEKVLVFTQFREATGPVATFLASVFGRPGLVLHGSTAVGKRQDLVRRFQEDERVPFFVLSLKAGGSGLNLTAASHVVHFDRWWNPAVEDQATDRAYRIGQHRNVLVHKFVCRGTLEEKIDAMIASKRRLSEDVLAGDAETILTEMSNEQIMKLVALDIHAAAT; from the coding sequence GTGAACGCTCTCGCACCCGCCCTGACCCCGCAGGGCCGCCTGATCCTCGCGGCGTCGGACGAGGCGCTCCCGCTCGACGCGAATCCGGCGGCAACGCTCGTTGCGGCGTTCGAGCGCGGGTCCGGCCACGCGCTGTTGCACCTCGGAGCGACCGAGACCGATACCCCGCTGCCGGCGGCGCTCGCCTACTGGCGCGACTTCGGCGTGCGCTACGTGACGGCGGTGCGCACGCATCCGGACTTCGACACGGCGGAGATCGCGCCGCCGGCGGAGGCCGAGCTCGCGCGGATTGCCGCGGGCGCACCGCCGATGGCGGGCGCGGAGTATCTCGATGCGTCGCTGCTGGCCTCTTTATGGCGCGAGACCGACCGGACGCTGCGCGCGGAGCTCGCCGCGTCGGGCGAATCGCTGGAGGGGTATCTCAAGTCGCGCAATCCCGCCTGGAACCTCGTCGGCCGCGTGCACTTCAACCTCGCGGAGAACCGCGGCGACGACGAGGCGCCGTTCGCGTTTCTCGCGACGTATACGACGCACCTCGGGGCGCAGTCGCAGGCGCGGCACGTGCCGCTCGGGCAGGCGCTGCACGAGTACGCCGGCGCGAGGAAGCGCGAGCAGCTCGTCTCGCTGCTGGCGCCGGTGCAGCGCGCGGCCGAGGCTTGCGAGTGGGTGAAGCGGCTCGTCGACGAGGGCGACATCTATCACCCGCTGCGCTGGACGACCGCCGACGCTGTTCAGCTTCTCCGCGACACGCCGCGGCTCGAAGCGGCCGGGGTCATTGTGCGCGTGCCCAGCGTATGGCGTGGCTCGCGTCCGCCGCGTCCGCGCGTGAGCGCCACCGTCGGGACGAAGCCGCCCGCCGGGCTCGGCGCGGATGCGCTGCTCGATTTCAAAATGGAAGTGACGCTCGACGGCGAGCGCCTCACCGCGCAAGAGGTGAAGAAGCTTCTCGCGGGGACGGAGGCGCTGGCGATGATTCGCGGGCGCTGGGTCGAGGTCGATCGCGAGAAGCTCGGCCGCATGCTGGAGACGTTCGAGAGGATCGAGAAGGAATCGGCGCGAGGGGGAATCGGTTTCGCCGAGGCGATGCGGCTGGTCGCGGGGACGGGAGAAACGCTCGAAGAGGCCGGCGACGACACCGCGCGCGAATGGTCGACGGTCACCGCCGGGCCGTGGCTCGCGCAGACGCTCGATGCATTGCGGGGTCCGGAGGGACTCGCGACAGCGCGCGCAAGGACGGCGCTCAAGGCCACCCTGCGTCCTTACCAGGAGGTGGGGCTGCGCTGGCTGCATCTCCTCCATCGCCTGAGGCTGGGCGCGTGTCTCGCCGACGACATGGGGCTGGGCAAGACGATACAGGTGCTCGCGCTGCTGCTTACGCTGCGCGACGAGGACCGCAAGGCGAAGCGCGCGACCAGGCGCGGCCTGCTGGTCGCGCCCGCGTCGCTGCTCGCGAACTGGGTCGCGGAGATCGAGCGCTTCGCGCCCGATCTCGACGTGTTCGTGGCGCATACGTCGGTGCATCCGGCGGCGGAGCTGAAAGAGCTGGAAACGGCGGACTTCGCACAACGCGATCTCGTCATCACCAGCTACGGCTCGCTCTCGCGCTTCGCGTGGCTGCGCGAGACCGGGTGGCGCACCGTCGTCCTCGACGAAGCGCAGGCGATCCGCAATCCGGGCACGCAGCAGTCGCGCGCGGCCAAAGCGTTGAAAGGCGACGCGCGCATCGCGCTCACCGGCACGCCGATCGAGAACAAGCTCGGCGACCTGTGGTCGATCTTCGACTTCATCAACCCCGGGCTGCTCGGCTCGCGCCAGGCGTTCACCGCGTATGCGAAGCGCCTCGCCGCGCGCGAGCACAACGCCTACGGACCGTTGCGCGAGCTCGTGCGGCCGTACATCCTGCGCAGGCTGAAGACCGACCGGCGAGTGATCGCCGACCTGCCGGACAAGACCGAAGTGCAGGCCTTCTGCGGCCTGTCGCCGAAGCAGGCAGCGCTCTACGCGCAGTCGGTGAAAGCGCTCGAGAAGGCCCTGCTCGAGGCGAAGGAGGACGGGATGCAGCGCAAGGGGCTGATCCTGTCGTTCCTCATGCGCTTCAAGCAGATCTGCAACCATCCTTCGCACTGGCTGGGCGACGGCGCGTGGACCCCCGAGGAGAGCGGCAAGATGCTGCGCCTCGCCGAGATCGCCGAAACTATCGCAGCGAAGCAGGAGAAGGTGCTCGTGTTCACGCAGTTCCGCGAAGCGACCGGGCCCGTCGCGACGTTTCTCGCGAGCGTGTTCGGGCGGCCGGGGCTCGTGCTGCACGGCTCGACCGCGGTGGGCAAGCGGCAGGACCTGGTGCGCCGCTTCCAGGAAGACGAGCGCGTGCCGTTCTTCGTGCTCTCCCTGAAAGCCGGCGGCTCGGGGCTCAACCTCACCGCCGCCAGCCACGTGGTGCACTTCGACCGCTGGTGGAACCCGGCGGTCGAGGACCAGGCGACCGACCGCGCCTACCGCATCGGCCAGCACCGCAACGTGCTCGTCCACAAGTTCGTCTGCCGCGGCACGCTCGAGGAGAAGATCGATGCGATGATCGCTTCCAAGCGCCGCCTTTCGGAGGACGTGCTGGCGGGCGACGCAGAGACCATCCTGACCGAGATGAGCAACGAACAGATCATGAAGCTCGTGGCGCTCGATATCCATGCCGCGGCGACGTAG